The Abditibacteriaceae bacterium genome includes a region encoding these proteins:
- a CDS encoding type II secretion system F family protein encodes MPTFAYRARTKSGEQVAGTREAADGRAALEELRAAELFVTKIEPQPQSTVENDRTTELRSQPLLYANSKDVSLFFRQMHSMLDAGTGLVAALKTMSEHAPTPSLRRASEQMQQQVVRGHPLSEQMRAFPGLFSELMIGMIAAGESGGFLDRMCARLADYAERDYELQQTVKRETWYPKLLVICAICIPAAVPAVLAWNGGGNGLAVYLRTVFPPFLFLAILVYGFKIAARSWGVFGHNGSIRTAVDGAKFTIPIVSKVSRALASAKFCRALGALYAAGMGAGKMIDVAAAACGNAAFAERVRRAIPLVQNGTEMTAALQSTGQFPPVALQMMHTGEASGRIDEQLSKVADFLEADAETAVKQAVKAMSILIYLAVAAYIGMTVISQWVATVSGVVDGGNAWAE; translated from the coding sequence ATGCCGACGTTTGCTTACCGGGCGCGTACAAAAAGCGGGGAACAGGTTGCGGGAACGCGCGAAGCTGCCGATGGCCGCGCCGCGCTCGAAGAGTTGCGCGCCGCCGAATTGTTTGTCACCAAAATTGAGCCACAGCCCCAAAGTACGGTCGAAAACGACCGCACAACTGAACTGCGTTCGCAGCCATTGCTCTACGCAAATTCCAAAGACGTGTCGCTCTTTTTTCGTCAGATGCACTCGATGCTGGATGCGGGAACTGGTCTCGTCGCCGCGCTTAAAACGATGAGTGAGCATGCGCCGACGCCAAGTTTGCGACGTGCGAGCGAGCAAATGCAGCAACAGGTCGTGCGCGGCCATCCACTTTCCGAGCAAATGCGCGCGTTTCCCGGCCTCTTCTCCGAATTGATGATCGGCATGATCGCCGCGGGCGAAAGCGGTGGTTTCCTTGACCGGATGTGCGCGCGACTCGCCGATTACGCCGAGCGCGATTACGAATTACAGCAAACAGTCAAGCGTGAAACGTGGTATCCGAAGCTGCTGGTAATTTGCGCAATTTGTATTCCGGCTGCTGTGCCTGCTGTTCTGGCATGGAACGGCGGCGGCAACGGCCTCGCGGTTTATTTGCGTACAGTTTTTCCTCCATTCCTTTTTCTGGCGATTCTGGTTTACGGCTTTAAAATCGCCGCGCGTTCATGGGGCGTTTTTGGGCATAACGGCTCGATTCGCACGGCGGTTGACGGCGCGAAATTCACGATTCCGATTGTGTCCAAAGTTTCGCGGGCGCTCGCTTCGGCAAAGTTCTGCCGCGCGTTGGGCGCACTGTACGCGGCGGGCATGGGCGCCGGAAAAATGATTGATGTTGCAGCCGCCGCGTGTGGCAACGCGGCGTTTGCCGAGCGCGTGCGACGCGCGATTCCGCTCGTGCAAAACGGAACCGAGATGACGGCGGCACTGCAAAGCACGGGACAATTTCCTCCTGTCGCGCTGCAAATGATGCACACCGGCGAAGCGTCGGGCCGCATCGACGAGCAACTCAGCAAAGTCGCCGATTTTCTTGAAGCCGACGCCGAAACGGCGGTGAAGCAAGCAGTCAAAGCAATGAGTATTCTGATTTATCTCGCAGTGGCGGCGTATATTGGTATGACGGTCATTTCTCAGTGGGTGGCGACGGTGTCGGGCGTGGTCGATGGTGGCAACGCGTGGGCCGAGTAG